The sequence TGTACACATTAAATACCAGTGTTAGCATAAAAATTGATAGTGTAGATGCTCTATAGATTTAAAGAATGCAATGTGGTCCGACTATACGATGTAAACATGTCCGTAACAGACCCTGATCGATCATTTAATTCAGCATATGTGAGACTGGACTTCAATAGGTGGACCAGCATATCTTCCAGCACACCAATCTACTTGATCATGATATAACAGCAATGTGAACCAACATGATACAGATAACAAACTTAAGCATAAGATGGATAATTCTATCACCCAGATTAGATTTTTCTTGGGAGAAagtaataataaaagaaagggatATACCGCTCTTAAATTTAGTTTGCTTGCCAATCGAGATTCTGTATCTCCTGAGAATTTTACTAAAATCTGCAAGAAGGAAATCTGAAGAAAATAGCATATCTGCCAGAGAACCTGGCTATTCAAGTGGACTAAAACAAAACAGGAAATAGTACACACATCAGTCCAGCACTGCCATGTTGTATCACCCCCACACTTCTGTCTGTCATCGTAACCTTTATTTGACTGATGCAGCATGAACTCTGGATTGCAGTTCTCAATTCTGGGAACTTTTGGACTTTTCTGGATTCTGGGGATCGTATTTGTACAGTATCCATCCTCAGAAATTATTCCGAGGTTTTGTCGTTTCTGTCCGACAGAATTCTCTGAATCTTTCCCTGTAAACGGATTTTGTGAAATATGCAGTCCCTAATAACAACCATCACTAGGATGACTATTTGAATTGCACATTCTCAGTGTCTGCTGCACAACATAAATCCAGTCTGGAGGGGCTATTTGTTGACTCTTTTCTTGAGGGAATCCGAATCATATCTTTTATGAAGGGACTACGAATTGGCTCTTTCACAGTAGGACTTCGAATTGGGTCTCTCACGATAGGACTTCGAGTTAGCTCTTTCACAAAGGGACTTCGAATTGGTTCTTTTCCAGGACTCTGAGTAAGTTCTTTTCTGGGAGGACTCAGAGTTGATTCTTTCCTGCAGGGACTCTGACTTGGCGCTTTCCTGAGGGAACTCTGAATTGCCTTTCTCCCGGTAGAGTTGAGAGTTGGATTCTCCTGGGGTGGACTCTGAATTGGCCCTTTCATGGAGGGGTTCTCAGCTGACTCTTTACTGGAAGGGCTCTGCATTGACCATTTCCAGAACAAAATGTCAAATCCCTAAGCAACAACAGAACAAGTAATGATATTTCTAAATAGAACAGCCTAGTATTTAACGGCAGCCAACTAATGGATGTGAAACCGTATATAAAGATGTTTTCAAATTTGAGCAAACATTAGCCCAACACCCAGCCAACTGTGTTTAAAAAGGGCATGGAATGCACAAGCGAAGCAAAGTTGTGTGGTATAAAATATAGGCCCAGCATCCATGTTCTTTTAAAAATTGAGCAAATACACGGAGACTGACATGAAGGTATGGTTCAGTTGTGCTGCTGCAGATATCTGGTTTAGAATGCATTGGTGCTGCTCCACCTTGAATGCTATTATCTGGGTTGTTCAGAATGACTGCACCTCTTGAAGGTGATTGGAAGTTCTTTTCAGATTCAATTTGCAGATGGGGAGGATTATCTTCTTGCTCACCTGCCAATAGGGAATCAGTCCCAGAAGAAATTAATGCTCCTTCTGTGGGAGTTTCTGACATGAGATGCTGTGTCATTTTGCTTCCTGATAATGACAGCTGAGAGGGTGAAACCACTGCGTTTCTTCGTGTACCTTACGCATCCTTCAAAGGAGTGTATGTAAACATGCTATGCTGAGGCTCTTCAACTTTATCACGGTCTGTGGTCTCGTTAACCTGGCTCAACATACTGGTGTTTATTGAGTTCTCATTTCCATTGCTATTCATGTTAAATAAGCTTTTCTGTCCTTCGTTGAGATCAGGCATAGCTGTTTGCTTCTCTAAACAAGCAGTAGGAGAATTGGAAAATTTGCATTGGAGATCTCTGTCAATGTCAGCCATAACATTCTTTAAGGGAGAATTCACAGATGAGTAACTTGATAAactacattttaatttttccatTCCATCGTTGACGATAGAAGCACAGGGAGAAGGCTCAGGAAGCGTGAACCTAGAAATGCTTTTCTAAATTGATGAAACCCACTCATTATG is a genomic window of Malus domestica chromosome 09, GDT2T_hap1 containing:
- the LOC103443028 gene encoding uncharacterized protein, translating into MLHQSNKGYDDRQKCGGDTTWQCWTDILVKFSGDTESRLASKLNLRAKFDCLNVGHKRVAEARLLLYKIVYEKAKLHLMQVKRDK